GAAACTCATCAGGCTTGCCCTTCTGCTTGCCATCTTCTGCATTCCGTCATTTGGCCAGATGACGACCGCCCGTCTGGTAGGTACCGTAACCGACCAGAGCGGCGCTGTGATTCCTAACGCAACCGTAGTCGTGAAGAACATCCGTACCGGCGAGAGCCGTACGGTGACGACCAATGAATCGGGTCTCTATATCATTCCGTCGCTCGTGCCCTCTGAGTATGAGGTGAAGGTCACGGCGAGCGGCTTCTCTGACGCCGAATCCAAGGGCGTGGTCCTTGCCGTCGGCCAGGAGCTGGTGAAGGACATCAGCCTGCCGGTAGCCGGCAGCGCAACCTCGGTGCTGGTCGATGCCGGCCAGCTCGTCGCTCTGGATACTTCTTCAGCACGTATCGGCGCCAATATCGCCAGCCGCGAGATCGAAGACCTGCCGATCAATGGACGCCAGGTTTCGCAGCTTTACCTTCTGGCTCCGGGCGCGACCAACGTCGGCTCAGGCAACTTCGGTGAGATCCGCTTCTCCGGCCGCGCCGTAGAGCAGAACATCCTTCGCCTGGATGGCGTGGAAGCTACTGCCATTATCGACGCCGCTCCCGGAAACTTGAACGGTGAAGCCAACTCGATCTTCCGTCTGCAGCAGTCGCTGGAAGCCATCCAGGAGTTCCGTGTCGACTCCAATAGCTACCCCGCCGAGATGGGTACCGGAACCGGTGGGCAGATCAGTTTCGTGACCAAGTCGGGTTCGAACGCATTCCACGGATCGGTCTTCGAGTATCTGCGTAACGACTTCTTCGATGCCCGTAACACCTTCAACGCCAAGAATGTCGCCAACAACTCGCCAAAGTTCCGTCTGAATCAGTTCGGCGGTTCGGTGGGCGGTCCGCTCATCAAGGACAAGCTCTTCTTCTTCGGTGTGTATGAAGGTCTGCGTCAGTATTGGAATGTCGCCTCGACCGGCAACACGATCTCGAACTACACCATCTCCCGCATTCCCGCCAACTCACCCATCCGTAATGTTGTGGGCGCCTATCCTTTGGATCGGAATCCGATCGCGATCGAGCAGCCAGGCGCAACTTTCAGCGACGGTACCGTCAATGGAGCCACCGGACGCGAGCTGGTCTCGGTCAGCCGCTCAGTGCCTTTCTCGCTGACGGAGAACTTTGCGGCCGTTCGTTTTGACTACCACTTCAATGAGAAGTATTCGTCCTACGTTCGTTTTAATCGCGACCAGGGTACGGCGAACCAGACGCAGGATCCGGCGCTGGGCCTGACGCAGAACAAGTATGTTCCGCAGAACGGCGTAATCGCGCTGAACCAGGTGCTTTCGGCTTCGATGTTCAACGAGACCAAGGTTGGCTTCAACTATGCCAAGACGCGCGTCAACGGCGTCAGCGGACCGAGCCCCAATGCGGACCTGAGCGCCAGCCTGTTCAGCATCGCCAATGCCGTCAAGCCGGGTGGTCTGGTTACGACCTCTTCCAGCTTTACCGGTCGTGGCGCGCCCTATACCGCGTGGAGCATCTCGCCGATCGACAACTTCTCGATCATCAAGGGCAACCACAACCTGAAGTTTGGCTTTGAGTCGCGCATCATCAAGATCTACAACGACCAGCTCGGCGGCACGCAGTACACCTTCAACAGTGTCAGCAACTTCGTGAACAATGTTCCGGACACGACTGCATTCAATGGTGACCTCAGCGCTCTGAGCCCGTTCAGCGGCCTCTCGGGTAATGCGCAGATGCGTCAGAACTACTACATCGGTTACGGTCAGGATGAGTGGAAGCTCCGTCCTACGCTGACCCTGGCCTATGGTGTGCGTTACGAGTACTTCCAGCCGCTGCACGAAGTCAACGACAAGTACGTCTTCTTCGACATGTCGACGGCTACGCTGTACTCCAGCGGCCGCGTCGCGGCATTCCCCAAGTACAACAAGAGCTGGTTTGGCAGCTCGACGAAGAACATCGGACCGCGTGTGGGCCTGACCTGGGCTCCTGCCGGTCTGCATAACAACACCGTGGTCCGCGTCGGCGCCGGCATCTTCTTCGGCCCCGGCCAGACGGAAGACCAGGTGCAGCCGGAAGCAAACGACCGCGTAGGCCGCAGCTTCTCCAACGGTGCACAGCCCTATCCGGTGAACACGTCGGCGCTGCTGTCGAGCTTCGACGCCAACAATCTGTCGGGCTTCCAGCCGCGTGCCTATGCCCCCTACTATCACCTGCCGGAGCGTGTGGCGACCTACACCTTCTCTATCCAGCAGCAGCTTCCGGGACAGATGCAGATGATGATTGGCTATGTCGGATCGCAGGGCCGTAACCTGTTCCTCCGTTCGATCACCAACCGCATCAGTGGTGTGACCACCAACGCTTCGACTGGCGCCGGCACCGCTATCCGCGAGTTCGGCAGCCGCTACGGCGAAATCGACTACAAGACCTCGGGTGGTACGAACCATTACCACTCCCTGCAGTCGACGCTGCAGCGCCGCTTCCGCCAGGGCCTGTCGCTGGGTGCGCAGTACACCTGGGCGAAGGAACTGGGCACCACCAGCGGATCGAACGAAGCCAGCACGGCGCAGAATCCTTACGACTTCAACACGGAGTATGGCCGTGGCAACTTCGATATCCGCCACAGCCTGAATGCGACGGTTCTGTATGATCTGCCGATCGGTCATGGCAAGTCGATGGACTTCGGCGGCATCGGCAATGCGCTGCTCGGTGGCTGGCAGGCTGGCGGTATCGTGAACTTCCGCTCGGGCCTCCCGGTGGATGTGCTGATCACCCGTCCTGACATCGCCTACGTCGGTACGCCGACCTCCGGCACCTATGCCGGCAAGGTCTACTCCTCGCCGGTGCTCTCCTCCTCGTGCCCGGCTTACTCCAGCGGCACCACGAATGTGAATGCGGGCGTCTGCACCACGGCTGTGGTCAACGTTCCGGGCGGCGGTAATACCCGTAACATCCGTCGTGTGAACCTGGTGCCTGGCGTCAATCCGTATATCAACGTCGGCAAGCAGTTGCTGAATCCGGCGGCCTTCACCATTCCGGCCCCCGGAACCTTCGGCACCCTGCGCCGCAATGCTCTGAACGGAGCCTCGCTGGCCCAGCTGGATATGACCCTGGAGAAGACCTTCACGATCACTGAGCGCGTAAAGTTTGACTTCAAGGCGGAGGGCTTCAACATCCTCAACCACCCGAACTACGCTGTTCCCGGCGCCATTCGCCTGGTGCAGGGCATTGGGACCGGCGGCAACACTGCTTCGCCGACGACGCCGACGATTGCTCCAGGTGTACAGCCTGGACAGGCGTTCTCGGCCGGAACGGCCGGTACGAACTTCGGCACGTTTACCAACACGGTCGGCAACCAAGTGGGTCAGGGCGCGAACCGCCAGCTCCAGCTTTCGGGCCGTATCAACTTCTAACCTGACGAAAACACAACTCCCCGCGGCGTGCCCCAATCAGGGCACGCCGCATTTTTTTTGCCGGTTTTTTCGCTTGACTCCTGTTTTTACGGGGGTTACTCTTTGCGCAACTTCATTGGCAGCTCTCGCCAACCCGGTCCGGCTCCCGTTAGCGCTAAGCGCAGCGCGGCGGCTGGATGCGGCATCTAATTCCCAGAGTCAGTCAACCTTCACCGCCGTATCTGCTGACGGAGGTCAGCAAACTGCTTGATGAAAAAAGCGCTGGAAATTACGCCCAACATCGAGCCCCTGTTCGGGACCCGCGACGAAAACCTTCACCTGATGGAAAAGGCCCTGCGTGTTGCCATTGACCTGCGATCGGATGCGGTAATGGTGACGGGCGATCCGGAGAGTATTGAACGGATCGAGAAGATCTTCACGGACTACGACCAGCTTTGCAACCAGGGCATCGTCCTGCAGAACGGCGAGTTGCATGGCATGTTGAAGCTGGTTGTCTCAGACCCACGCATAACCCTACGCGGACTGGTCGAAAGCGGACGGCAGCGCTCCACCGGTGTAAAGCGTATGGTGCAGCCGCGCTCGCCCAATCAGCGGAAGTACATTGAAACCATCGAACAGAACGACATGTCGTTCGGCATTGGACCGGCCGGTACCGGCAAGACCTATCTTGCCGTGGCTATGGCCGTCTCCGCGCTGATGGCGAAGAGGATCAGCCGTATCATCCTGGTGCGTCCGGCGGTTGAAGCCGGCGAGCGCCTGGGCTTCCTGCCCGGGTCGCTGCAGGAGAAAGTAGACCCGTACATGCGTCCGCTGTATGACGCTCTGTACGATCTGCTGGATCCGCCGCGCGTGGACAAGATGCTGGAGACCAATGTCATTGAGATCGCGCCGCTTGCCTTTATGCGCGGCCGTACGCTGAATGACGCCTTCATCATCATGGATGAGGCGCAGAACACCACCAATGAGCAGATGAAGATGTTTCTAACCCGTCTTGGCTCCAATTCCAAGGCGATTATCACCGGCGACCTGTCGCAGATCGATCTACCGAATCCCAAGAAGAGCGGCCTGCTCGAGGCACTGCGGGTGCTGGATGGTGTGGAAGGCATCGGCTTTATTCACTTTGAAGACGCGGACGTCGTACGCCACCACCTGGTGCAGCGTATCGTGCGTGCCTATGACAGCTACAGCCGGGAGCAGCAGGAGCTTCCGCTGGGACTGGAATCTCCGCTGGGTGAGCCGATGTCGACGGCAGCTCCAGTCAAACGAGTCGCAAAGCCGCAGTAGACGGCAGCGAATCGGGTAACATCATGGAAAGAGGGCGTTACGCCCTCTTTCCTGTTTCTGCATGATTCGCATCGAACCACAAGAGATGCCTGCTGCCGCGGAGATCAATCGGACCCGCCTGTCGCGTTACCTGCTGCGCGCACGCCGCGCCGTATGCCTGGAAGGCCAGGTGGATGTGCTACTTACCGACGATAAGACGGTAAAGCGGCTGAACCGCGACTTCCGCGGTAAGAACAAGGCGACGGATGTGCTGTCATTTCCCGCAGGCGATTTTGCCGAGGGAATCGTAGGCGACCTGGCTGTCTCGCTCGACACCGCCGCAAAGCAGGCAAAGCGCTTCGGCCTCACCCTGGAGGACGAGATAAAGACGCTCTTGCTACACGGTCTGCTGCATTTGGCAGGCTATGACCATGAGACCGACAATGGCGAGATGGCTGCCGAAGAAATACGCCTGCGGGCGAAGTTACGGCTGCCCAGCAGTCTGATTGCGCGCGTGGAGGGTGTCCGGCGATGAGCTATTGGATCCTGGCATCGCTGCTTCTGTTGCTGATCGTACAGACGCTCGCCTCCTACATCGACCGTGTGTACTCGGAGATGGGAAAGTTCCTCTCGCGCGACTTCCAGGAGAACGTCGATGCCTGGACGCGTGCGGTGGAGCCGAAGATGATCCTCGGCCGGGACACGCTGGCGCTTTCGGCCTCGGTTCTGCGGCAGATCACTTTGACGGGGATCGCTGTACTGTTCGGCGCCAAACTTTATAGCTCGCTGACGTTGCTGCCGATCCTGCGGCATGGCCCGCGTCTCCCCGATTTTGCGATGACGGCGGTCGAGCTGGTAAGCATCGTCATCCTCTTCGACCGCCTGATCCCATATCTGCTCTTTGTCCGGACGAAGGGACTGTGGATCGCACGGCTGCGGCTGCCGCTGGTATTGATCTTTCTGGTTCTGTTGCCCATCACGGGTCTGCTGAGTCTGCTGATCTCCATTGTTGCGCTGGCGGAGCCAGAGGAGCCGGAGGAGGAAGAGAACTCCTCGGAGGGCGTGGATGCGCTGCTGGATGCCGGCAAGGAAGAGGGCATCCTGGAGGAGAGTGATCGTGAGCTGGTGCGCAGCGTCGTAGAGTTCGGCGATAAGGTTGCGCGGGCGGTGATGACACCGCGTCCGGAGATGTTCTGCGTTCCCGGAACCATGACGCTGGACGAGTTCACGAACCTGATGGCGAAAGAGGCGTATTCGCGCGTACCGGTCTATGGCGAATCCATCGACATCATTACCGGCATTGCGTTTGCGCGCGACCTGCTTGGCGTAGCCGACTCCGAGGCGGCCCGCCAGACAGTTGCGAGTATTCAGAAGCCGGTCGCATTTGTTCCTGAGACCAAGAAGGTGAATGAGCTGCTGAAGGAGATGCAGCGGGCCAAGCAGCACATGCGCATCGTGGTCGACGAATACGGCGCGGTCGCCGGGCTCATCACGATTGAAGATCTTCTGGAGGCGATTGTCGGCGACATCGAGGACGAGCACGATGTCGAAGAAGAGACCAACGAGCCGGTCGGCAATCCTCAAGAGGGATGGTCGGTTCCTGGACGTTTCGAGGTCTCGCGCCTGCGGGAGCTCTTTGAGAGCCAGAACGATGAGCTGCCGGTCGATCTGGAGCTCCCTTCCGCGGTGGAGGCGACGACGGTCGGCGGCCTGGTAAGCGAATTAGCCGGTCATATTCCGCACTCGGGAGAGGTGGTGGAGGCCGGGCGCCTGCGCCTGGAGATACTGGCCTCGACCGACCGGCGGGTGCAGCGTGTGAAGGTCCAGATGGCTGCTTCGCCCGAGACGGCGGATAATCAATAACGATGCCTATTCGTTCCGGATTCGTTTCCATCGTCGGCCGCCCCAATGCCGGCAAGTCGACGCTGGTGAACGCGCTGCTCGGCCAGAAGCTGGCCATTGTGACGCACAAACCACAGACCACACGCAACCGCATTCAGGCGGTGCTGGAGGTTCCTCTCAAGAAGAAGACGACACGCCATCCCGGCCACCCGGCGGCGCAGATCATCCTGGTGGATACGCCGGGAATTCACAAGCCCTCTACGGAGCTTGACCGTCGCATGATGCAGGAGGTGCATGACGCCCTGGAGAGCCGCGATGCGGTGATCTTCATGGTAGACGTGACCCACCGCCTGCCACAGGAGGGCGAAACAGTAACCGGCAAGGCGAAGCTGTCGCTGGACGAGCACAACTTCACGCTGGGCCTGGTGAAGAAACTGGACTGCCCGGTGATCCTGGCGCTGAACAAGATTGATGAGCTGCAGCGTGATCAATTGCTGCCGCAGATCGCCTACTGGCAAAAACAACATGAGTTCGCTGCCGTTATTCCCATCTCGGCAAAGAAGAAGGACGGCCTGGAGCGGTTGATCGAGGCCATCATCGCCGTATTGCCGTTAGGTGAGCGCTACTTCCCCAAAAACCAGATTACGGACCAGCCCGAACGTTTCCTGGTGGCTGAACTGATCCGCGAAAAGGTGCTGCTCTATACCGGCGAAGAAGTGCCCTATGCGGCGGCAGTTGTGGTGGAGCGCTTTGAAGAGCCGATAAAGAAGGGCGCGGCGACACGTATCGCGGCGGCGATCTACTGCGAACGTGACGGACAGAAGGCCATTCTGATCGGCAAAGGCGGAGCGATGCTGAAACAGATCGGAACTGCCGCGCGCAAGGAGATGGAGTATCTGTTGGGCGGCAAGGTCTTTCTGGAGTTGTTTGTGAAGGTGCAGTCGGAGTGGAGGTCGTCGCGTGGATTTATCGATGATCTCGACTGGCGCAAGCAGCTTGAGGATTTAGCGATCAAACAGTCGAACGAAAAGTAGGGAAATTCTAAGGACGGGGAGTCAACTTCGTTCTAGCTGCGTACTACATTCGTTGCCCCATTCTTTCGCGCGAAGCGAAAGGGTGGGGTATCGAGCGAAGCTCGACCGCTTTTCTTTGTTATCAGTCTTGGCTACCAAAAGGCATCGGTAGAGAAGCAGATTTCTCCGCTTCGCTACGAAATGACAAACACAAAAAAGACGATTCGAGCTGTGCTCGAACAACCCACATAAGCTTCGCGTATGTGGGCACCCGGTTCTCGCTATCCGGCGTAAATGGTGTTCTCCAAAAACTCGTTCAGAAACTTGCCCTTCGGGTCATAGTGGTAGATCAGGTTCTTGAAGCGGGTCAGGTTTGGCAGCCGGCGCTGCAGGACGCGCGGGTCCATGGTGAAGAACTTTCCCCAGTGCGGAATGGCTCCGAAGGGTGAGAGCACGGCTTCAATCTGTGGAACCAGGCGTGCCACGGCTTCCGGCTCGGCCTTCCAGGTGAAGTGAATGCCGAGCGAGTCGCGGCGATAGTTGGGGCTCATCCACAGGTCGTCGGCAGCGATCGCGCGCAGCTCGGTGACGTGCAGATGCGGTGTGATCTCGTTCTTCAGTGTCTCGACGGCGAGGATGGCGTCGTAACCCATATCAATGGGAACAAAGAGCTCGGTCTGAATCTCTGCGCCGGAGCTGGGGGTGAACTCCATACGGAAGTGCGGCAGACGTTCGTGCCACGGACCGGGGACACCAAGCTGCTGGGTGCAGTTCACAGGATCGTGTCCAGCGAGTGGATGCAGATTCGTGGTGGCTCGTGTCGCTCCATAAAACTCTGCCGGCGCAGCAACACCGTCATCTACGCGTTGCTTCAACCACACCTGCGTGGCCCGATGGTCTTGCCAGGTAGTGAAGAGAGAGACGGAGTAGGCTGCGTCCATGATGGTGCGCAGGTTGTCTTTCAGGTGGTCGAAGGAGAGGTTCTCGTAGACCGTCTGCGCCACCTCGAAGGTCGGTTCAACCTGCAATGTGATTGCAGTGACAATGCCGAGTGCACCGAGGCAGACAACGGCGCCAGGGAAGGTGTCCGGGTTTGCATCGCGTGTCAGTGTGACCAGGTCACCGTTGGCGTTCAGAATCTCCAGGCCAACGACTGCGGCAGCCAGATTACGGTTTCGCAATCCCGATCCATGCGTCGCCGTCATCACCCCGCCCACGACCGAGATGTGCGGCAGCGAGGCGAGGTTATGAATGGCATAGCCGCGGCTATGCAGCCAGACGGCCAGGTCGCCGTACCGAACACCCGCGCCCAGTGTGACGGTGCGGGCGGTTTCATCGAGCGTGATGGCGTTCAGATGTTCCAGCGAAATCTGTATGCCGTCGCTGTCGGCAATGCCGTGAAAGCAGTGCCGCGTGCCCAGGGCGCGTAGTTGCTGCGTCTGCCGCACCAGTTCCTGTGCCTCCTCTATAGAGGCAGGGATCAGCAGATCGCCGGCGTTATAGGTGTAGTTTCCGGCCCAGTTGGTACGGGGTGCTGCATTCGTCATGGTCTTGCTTATTCCTTGATGTTGATGGCGAGGGCCTTCATCTTGCGGTAGAGGTGTGAGCGTTCCAGGCCAAGGAGCTCGGCCGCGCGGCTTACATTGCCGTGGACGTCGTCCAGTTTTTTCAGGATGTAATCGCGCTCGTAGGCCTCACGCGCCTGCAGCAGGGTGGGGAAGTCTTCCGTTCGACCCGGTTTGCCGGGCTCGCGGTAGACCAGCACGGGAAGATGCTTGCGTTCGATGCGCTGAACGCGCGGGTTCAGGATCAGCACACGCTCGATAACATTGCGCAGCTCGCGCACGTTGCCGGGCCAGTGATAGTGCTGCAGCGTGGCGACGGCGTCGTCGGCGATCTCCATGCGGGGGCGGCCGTACTGCCGGCCGAACTCGAGCAGGAACTCGCGCACCAGCAGGGGAATGTCTTCCTTGCGGTCACGCAACGGCGGAACGAAGAAAGGAATCACGTTCAGGCGATAGAAGAGATCCTCGCGAAAGTTGCCGCGGGCGATCTCTTCCTGCAGGTCTTTATTGGTGGCGGCGATGACGCGCACATCTACAGAGATGGGCGAGGTGGCGCCTACCGGTGTGAAGCGCTGCTCATCCAGAGCGCGCAAGACCTTAGCCTGCGTCTTGAGGCTCATGTCGCCGACCTCATCGAGGAAGAGTGTGCCCAGGTGAGCGCGCTCAAAGGTGCCTGGTTTGTTCTGCATTCCATCGCCTCGTTGGCCGAAGAGCTCGGCCTCGATGAAGTCCTCGGGGATGGCGGCGCAGTTGAGCTCGACGAAGGGATGTTCCTTGCGCAGTGATTCGCCATGCATGGTGCGGGCGATCAGTTCCTTACCTGCGCCGGACTCGCCATAGATGAGAACACGGCCGTTGGTCGGCGCCATCAACGCGATCTGCTGACGCAACGCCTTCAATGGGACGGACTGTCCGGTAAGTGTGGCGCTGGTGGCGAGCTGACGCTTGAACTCCTGGTTCTCAAGCCGGAGTTGGCGGGCCTGGATTGCATTACGCAACACGAGCAGCGTGCGGTCGAGCGAGAGGGGCTTTTCGAGGAAGTCGAAAGCGCCCAGTTTGGTAGCGCGCACCGCGGACTCGATGGTGCCGTGGCCGGAGATCATGATGACCTCCGGCGGCGAGGAGAGATTCAGCGCACGAAATTGCGCCAGAAGATCGAGGCCGTCAGCATCCGGAAGCCAGATATCGAGCAGAACGGCGTCCCACGTGCCGTCCTGCAACAGCGCCAGGCCTTCGGCTCCGGTAGCGGCGCTGGCGACGTGATATTGCTCATCGCTGAGGATGCTTTCGAGTGAGGTGCGGATAGAGGCTTCGTCGTCGATGACGAGAATGTGATTCATGGGGGAGGGCTCAGTTGCTGGCTGTGAGTTGCTGGTTAGGTTGTGTGGGCTGGTTGTCTGATTCCGATGCAGACGGCAGCTCGATGATGAAACGTGCGCCGACCGGTGTGGCGTTCTCAGCACGGATGGTGCCGTGGTGCTCTTGTACGATCTTAGCGGCGATGGCGAGACCGAGTCCGGTGCCACGTTGTTTGGTGGAGAAGTAGGGAAGGAAGAGCCGTTCCCTCATCTCGTCGGTTACGCCGGTGCCGGTGTCTTCCACGACCAACTCCACCATGCCCGAAGACAGAGGTGATGTAGAGATTCGCAGCTCGCGCAGAAGCTGGTTCTGCATAGCTTCGAGAGCATTATCGATCAGGTTGGAGAGGGCACGCTTCAAGGCCTCCGGGTCCGCCAGTACGAGAGGCAGAACACGGGAGAGGTTTTGACGGATGCGCACGTTCTGGGTGCGTCCGGCGAAGAGTGCCAGCGAGTTTTCGACGATGGTGTTCAGGTCCGCGGGGCGCGGGCGCGCCATCGGGAACTCAGCGAGGGAGGAGAACTGATCGACGAGCGTACGCAGGCTCTCAACGGCGGAGAGAATAGTGCCAGAGCTGCGGCGAATCACTGCAGGCGATGGTGACTCGAGGTGCGCTTCCTGGAGCTGGGTTTCAATGCGGCCGGCATGACGCTGGATCTGCTCGGCCGAGAGCGAGATGGGCGTAAGCGGATTTTTGATCTCGTGCGCGACGCGGCGGGCGACTTCCTTCCAGGCAGATTGACGCTGGGCGCGCAGCAGTTCGGTGGCATTCTCCAGAACAAGGACGTAGCCGCGATGGTTGCGCTCAGCGGACTCCAGTAGAGCGACCGTAACAGAGAGGTTCAGCCCCATCATCTCGATCTCAGTCGATGCCGAGCCCATGCGATGCGACCGCCGGAAGAGCCGCTCAAACTCCGGCATATGTTCAGCGGGGATGACGGAGGAGAGGGCGAGACCGGTGAAGGCGCGCTGGCCGCCGGGATCAAGCATCTCGCTGAAGGCGCGGTTCGCCAGCACGGCGCGCTGGTGTATATCGAGCATGACGACGCCGTTGGGAATGGTCTCGAGCATCGTCTCCAGCTCTTTACGGCGGGCTTCCAGAGCGGCATTGGCGAGGGAGAGCTGCTGGGTTGATTCGGTGATCTGGGTGCGGGAACTCTGCAGGTCGGTCGCCATGTGATTGAACGATCGCACCAGTTCACCCAGCTCTTCGGTGGCGCTGGCCTCCACGCGGCGGGCGTAGTTGCCTGCGGCAATGTCTTCCATCGCATCGGCCAGGGTTTCTACCGGCCGGGTAACCTGCCGCGA
This genomic window from Terriglobus albidus contains:
- a CDS encoding sensor histidine kinase, coding for MSPATPTRKALTIVLGVCLLVLFLTLAALNAFKLDFLDPSSTPQIFLFTALSTIAFLLFVVVLILLTRNLLKLYAEHRSRLLGSRLRARMVWGAVILSLLPIAFMFAFSYLLMNRAVERWFSQPVTQLRDDSNSLAVELSRYAAANARAEAQAIATSLPNNNKDLLRKLQEHEITLQGGFAAIYRNNTLVAAVHLPQEQNGHVVIKQLLPEGSAAASASIAELLQTALRSDDPLYSVGNQDFALGTAWVKPNGDIVVVGLPLPAGMSDTVSRIRTAADTYWTLFRTRRSIRNQYMLLLLMITGLALFASVWLGLHLSRQVTRPVETLADAMEDIAAGNYARRVEASATEELGELVRSFNHMATDLQSSRTQITESTQQLSLANAALEARRKELETMLETIPNGVVMLDIHQRAVLANRAFSEMLDPGGQRAFTGLALSSVIPAEHMPEFERLFRRSHRMGSASTEIEMMGLNLSVTVALLESAERNHRGYVLVLENATELLRAQRQSAWKEVARRVAHEIKNPLTPISLSAEQIQRHAGRIETQLQEAHLESPSPAVIRRSSGTILSAVESLRTLVDQFSSLAEFPMARPRPADLNTIVENSLALFAGRTQNVRIRQNLSRVLPLVLADPEALKRALSNLIDNALEAMQNQLLRELRISTSPLSSGMVELVVEDTGTGVTDEMRERLFLPYFSTKQRGTGLGLAIAAKIVQEHHGTIRAENATPVGARFIIELPSASESDNQPTQPNQQLTASN